In Qingrenia yutianensis, the following proteins share a genomic window:
- a CDS encoding ImmA/IrrE family metallo-endopeptidase translates to MGYYTTAEIVKIVNKLIDRCGTRDPYKVAKELGINIIYRNFDKQRGAYKVILKNRFVFLKNGMHPVVEQIVLWHEIGHDVLHRQEAVAVGGFKEFNIFDMRENRMEYEANIFASQASLPDDTILEYIENGYDIQQIARAMCSDINLIALKVDTLIAQGYQLRKQEHQNDFLKYNHKM, encoded by the coding sequence TTGGGGTATTACACTACGGCTGAGATTGTGAAAATCGTAAACAAGCTCATTGACCGCTGCGGTACTCGTGACCCATACAAGGTCGCAAAAGAGCTTGGTATCAATATAATCTACCGAAATTTTGACAAGCAGCGTGGAGCATATAAAGTTATTCTGAAGAACCGCTTTGTTTTTCTTAAAAACGGTATGCACCCGGTCGTGGAGCAGATAGTGCTATGGCACGAAATCGGACACGATGTTCTCCACAGGCAAGAAGCGGTTGCTGTCGGCGGGTTCAAAGAGTTCAACATCTTTGATATGAGAGAGAACCGTATGGAGTATGAAGCAAATATCTTCGCTTCTCAGGCTTCGCTCCCGGACGACACCATTTTGGAATACATTGAAAACGGCTATGACATTCAGCAGATTGCACGGGCAATGTGTTCTGACATAAACCTGATTGCTCTGAAAGTGGATACGCTGATTGCACAGGGCTATCAACTTCGCAAACAGGAACACCAAAACGATTTTCTTAAATACAATCACAAAATGTAA
- a CDS encoding DNA polymerase Y family protein — MLRSILHCDMNNFYASVECMLDPALKKYPIAVCGSVEERHGIVLAKNYKAKAFDVKTGDAVWQAKQKCKDLVVVPPHYEEYIKYSKLARSVYERYTDQVEPYGMDECWLDISGTESLFGSPEKVANEIRETMKFELGLTISVGVSFNKIFAKLGSDMKKPDAVTVIPKDTFKEKIWGLPAADLLGVGRATQRVLDSYCIRTIGDLANTDPEFLRRRLGKNGVVLWNYANGNDLSLVAKKDFVSPIKSVGHGITTVADLEKPEQVWPVFLELTQDIGHKLRVHGLSAEGVAIHIRDNTLNTRQWQTKIALPTQSPMIIAKTAFQLFEKRYGWNNPIRSVTVQAINLVPQDTPRQIDMFMDAAKQDKLERMEKCVEEIRRRFGKDSIRNGVLCQNLRLPPKKAEITMPTGMVG, encoded by the coding sequence ATGTTACGAAGCATACTTCATTGTGATATGAATAACTTCTATGCCAGCGTCGAATGTATGCTCGACCCCGCATTGAAGAAATATCCGATTGCTGTCTGCGGCTCTGTGGAGGAACGACACGGTATCGTGCTTGCAAAGAACTACAAAGCAAAGGCTTTTGATGTGAAAACCGGGGACGCAGTATGGCAGGCTAAACAGAAGTGCAAGGACTTGGTTGTAGTGCCGCCCCATTATGAGGAGTATATCAAATACTCAAAGCTTGCGAGAAGCGTTTATGAGCGATATACCGACCAAGTTGAACCGTATGGTATGGACGAGTGTTGGCTGGATATTAGCGGGACAGAAAGCCTTTTCGGTTCGCCGGAAAAGGTGGCAAATGAAATTCGTGAGACTATGAAGTTTGAACTCGGCTTGACGATTTCTGTGGGTGTTTCCTTTAATAAGATATTTGCGAAGCTCGGCTCGGATATGAAGAAACCGGACGCAGTAACCGTAATTCCAAAGGACACATTCAAAGAAAAGATTTGGGGACTTCCTGCCGCTGACCTGCTCGGTGTAGGACGGGCAACCCAGCGAGTGCTTGACAGCTATTGTATTCGTACCATCGGGGATTTAGCGAATACCGACCCTGAGTTCTTACGCAGAAGATTAGGAAAGAACGGAGTAGTTTTATGGAACTATGCCAATGGTAACGACCTTTCCCTTGTTGCCAAGAAAGACTTCGTTTCTCCTATAAAAAGCGTAGGACACGGTATAACAACGGTAGCAGACTTAGAGAAACCGGAGCAGGTGTGGCCCGTGTTTCTCGAGTTAACCCAAGACATCGGACACAAGCTCCGTGTTCACGGACTGAGTGCAGAAGGTGTCGCAATACATATTAGAGACAACACACTCAATACAAGGCAATGGCAGACGAAGATTGCACTTCCTACACAGTCTCCGATGATTATTGCAAAGACCGCTTTTCAGTTGTTTGAAAAAAGATATGGGTGGAATAACCCTATCCGTTCTGTGACGGTACAAGCCATAAATCTTGTTCCACAAGACACGCCCCGTCAAATAGATATGTTTATGGACGCCGCCAAGCAGGACAAATTGGAGCGAATGGAAAAGTGTGTTGAAGAAATCAGACGGCGTTTCGGAAAGGACAGCATAAGGAATGGGGTTCTGTGTCAGAACCTGCGGCTACCACCGAAAAAAGCTGAAATCACTATGCCGACAGGTATGGTCGGTTAA
- a CDS encoding helix-turn-helix domain-containing protein: MGSSTVNILLRSEITMTFGEKVKAERTKLGMSQDELAAKIGVTRRIIGSYENDKSRPRGMERYKKLAESLNVNVNYLLSEDDAFIADVEDKYGRRGARQAQELLAEVTGLFAGGEMADEDMREMVDAIQEAYLIAKKNNKKYTPKKYRKDE, encoded by the coding sequence ATGGGTAGTTCAACTGTAAATATTCTTTTAAGGAGTGAAATCACAATGACATTCGGTGAAAAAGTCAAGGCTGAAAGAACAAAGCTTGGTATGAGTCAAGATGAGTTGGCAGCTAAAATCGGCGTAACCCGACGCATAATTGGTTCTTATGAAAATGATAAATCCCGTCCGAGAGGAATGGAAAGATATAAGAAGCTGGCAGAATCCTTAAATGTAAATGTGAATTATCTGCTGTCTGAGGACGACGCTTTCATCGCCGATGTAGAGGATAAGTACGGACGCAGAGGAGCAAGACAGGCTCAGGAGTTGCTTGCAGAAGTTACCGGTCTGTTTGCCGGCGGCGAAATGGCTGACGAGGATATGCGTGAAATGGTTGACGCCATTCAGGAAGCCTATCTTATTGCAAAGAAAAACAATAAAAAATACACCCCGAAGAAATACCGCAAAGACGAGTAA
- a CDS encoding winged helix-turn-helix transcriptional regulator, giving the protein MPGTKRFGELKKSIGSVSQKVLTAQLRDMEENGLVNRKVYAEVPPRVEYSLTELGQSLKPILDAMWSWGEDYKEKCNK; this is encoded by the coding sequence CTGCCGGGTACAAAGCGTTTCGGTGAATTAAAAAAATCAATCGGCAGCGTTTCTCAAAAGGTTTTGACTGCTCAGCTTCGTGATATGGAAGAAAACGGACTCGTTAATCGAAAAGTGTATGCTGAAGTTCCGCCGAGAGTAGAATACTCTCTGACAGAATTGGGACAAAGCTTGAAACCTATTCTCGACGCTATGTGGAGTTGGGGCGAAGATTATAAAGAAAAATGTAATAAATAA